Below is a window of Pseudochaenichthys georgianus unplaced genomic scaffold, fPseGeo1.2 scaffold_1599_arrow_ctg1, whole genome shotgun sequence DNA.
cacacacacacacacaggactacACGCACCTCTACCTCCTGATGTGTacaccctacacacacacacacacacacacacacacacacacacacaggactacACACACCTCCACCTCCTGATGTGTaaaccctacacacacacacacacctctacctcCTGATCCTATCCATTGAGATAATCGTTTTGCTTTCACTTTGACGGCGGTTCTGGGCACCTGGTAAATACTGtatattggagacaggtggagGAGGGACATGCCACAGTGGAAAGCATCGGTACTGATATGTGTGTGttcgtgcatgcgtgtgtgtgcgtgtgtgcgtgtgtgtgcgtgtgtgcgctaCCTGCAGGTCCTGGTCGATGGCGCTGTTCTCCTCCATCCCGTCCAGAGAGATGCAGTGGAACGGCAACGAGCGAGTGATTTCCTGACGGACAGAAACACATTCAGGTTATCTGTTTCAAAGTGTCTTCAGTTGGAAAGCTCTTTAAAACCAACGTGCTGCACAGAGAAGTCACGCAGCCTGCTCACAAACAATACAGGAAGTCGAAGGTAAAcagtaaataacaacaataacacaaGAACAGCCGTAGAGACCATTTAAAAGCAACAGCTTGTCGAGCGCTGAGCAGAAGAAGTGGGTCTTAATGTGTTGAAGTTGTATATCGAGTGGAGCCTTTTCTTCCCACATGCCAAGCAGCTGTTGCCGTGGGCGACAAGCAGCTGTTGCCGTGCGGCGACAAGCAGCTGTTGCCGTGGGCGACTAGTGATTTGGATCGGTCGGCTGATATGCTGAGGAGACAAAGTGTTCCTGATCAGAACGGGTGGCTGCTGGTCTACCTGCTGCCCGGTCCTCACGGTCGTGACGACCTTCAACCAGGAGGGAAACTTCTGGATGTGTCGGGCCAGGAAGGAGGTCAGCGTGTCTCCGTAATCTGGACGGTGGAACTCCGCCTCGTTAAGGCCGTCAATTAGGacgataagccccgccccctccaccTGCAACTTCCTCTCTGGAGAACAACACATATAGAACACAACAGATTCAAGCCTGTCCTTCACGGCTGCACTCGTTCAAAGCTCTCCTATCATACAAAAGTCACTGTGTGTCCCCCCCGGTGTGTgtcccccggtgtgtcccccggTGTctcccccggtgtgtcccccggtgtgtcaggagactctcaaagtgtcaggaacaaacccctctctcttctcctccgtacccacatctctaaaaacggggaacaacggagctgatccagatttgctgcgtcatgaccacattactaaaatgtgggcgggctttagacccacgggccaatcagaaacgttgctgtcagaaacaatgagaCGTGTTCTGGAAGTGATATGTTATCCTGTTTCAGAGAGGATCCTTgatggggtttggagcaggacacttcagagacatgtccttagtaacagctggaggagaggggggggggctacaaggatctgtttggggtttggagcaggacacttcagagacatgtccttagtaacagctggaagagaggggggggggctacaaggacctgattggggtttggagcaggacacttcagagtcatgtccttagtaacagctggaagagagaggggggctacaaggacctgttggggtttggagcaggacacttcagagtcatgtccttagtaacagctggaagagagggggggggggctacaaggacctgatttggggtttggagcaggacacttcagagtcatgtccttagtaacagctggaagagagagggggggctacaaggacctgattggggtttggagcaggacacttcagagtcatgtccttagtaacagctggaggagagaggggggctacaaggacctgtttgggtttggagcaggacacttcagagacatgtccttagtaacagctggaggaggagggggggctacaaggacctgtttggggtttggagcaggacacttcagagacatgtcatTAGTAAAACAGCTGGAGGAgaggggggctacaaggacctgtttggggtttggagcaggacacttcagagtcatgtccttagtaacagctggaagagagggggggggctacaaggacctgtttgggtttggagcaggacactcaGAGAcagtccttagtaacagctggatggagagggaggggggctacaaggacctgatTTGGGgttttggagcaggacacttcagagtcatgtccttagtaacaagctggaggagagggggggctacaaggaacctgtttggggtttggaggcaggacacttcagagtcatgtccttagtaacagctggaggagagaggggggctacaaggacctgtttggggtttggagcaggacacttcagagacatgtccttagtaacagctggaagagagaggggggctacaaggacctgtttggggtttggagcaggacacttcagagtcatgtccttagtaacagctggaggagagaggggggctacaaggacctgtttggggtttggagcaggacacttcagagacatgtccttagtaacagctggaggagaggggggggggggctacaaggacctgtttggggtttggagcaggacacttcagagtcatgtccttagtaacagctggaagagaggggggggctacaaggacctgtttggggtttggagcaggacacttcagagacatgtccttagtaacagctggaggagagggggggctacaaggacctgattggggtttggagcaggacacttcagagtcatgttttttaaatacCTCGGTATAGCGTGTCCAGTGGTTGGAGGACCCCCCTCTGTAACGCCCCCCCCGGGTCCTGGATGCAGCAGCGCAGACTGAGCGCGCTCTGCAGGGGGGGGGACTGCTGCAGCAGCTCCTGATAGGCTGACAGCTGGGGGGCGGAGCTTAGCATCGCCGCCAGGTTGTGAACGAACTCCGGCACCAGACAGGTGTGGCAGTTATCAGCCTGACAGAAGTGGTACGAGACCACCTGCGGAGAGGGGGGACGGGGGGGACGGGCAgggggcaggggggggggggggggggggggggcaggttaCAAACAGGCATCTTTATGACTCAGAACACGAGCTACAGGAGACCAGCAGCTACCTGTCCTGCCAGCCTCCTCAGAGCCTCCTCCTGTCTCCTCCTCGTCTCAGGGGTTCCCGGACAGCTTCCTCCAgctccttcatctcctcctcctcctcctcctgctcctcctcctcctcctcctcctcctcctcctcctcctgctcctcccagAGAGTCCTGGGACAAAGACATAGCCTCCATATCTGCAGAGAGAGACCAGGTGTTAATATCAATGTTGATATAACTGCCTGTAGTTTTTCAGAATCaggttcaaatcaaatcaagttgtatttatagcacatgtttaacatgttgggtcacttgatgttacttcatgttcAAGCTAATagaaatgacaaggctgtaatgctaactaacgtgctagctgctagctaggtagctaacttgatcagccactcctggtcctttcatcagacaggAAGCGAAAGGACGAGCAAGACCCGTTGCTGGTGTGATAAcagcctggtactaagcacatcaaatcaaatcaagttgtatttatagcacatttataaacgatgtcTGGTGTCTggtaaaaatagcctacagtagaaacactttacagcaaatacaacagcacagattgttcagagtatcagtatgagaaaaactacaccctctgtccttagaccctctgtccttacaccctctgtcctcagaccatatgtccttagaccctctgtcctcagaccctctgtcctctgccccccccccccctctcctccagcTGGTCCTAAAGAGCTGACTCTGGGTCAGTAGCTTCAGAGAGAAAGTAGATCTCATCAggagaaactcagctaaatgctgccgtgatgaaactccaCATCCTGTTCCAAACCTCATCAAGGATCCTCTCTGGAACAGGATAACATATCACTTCCAGAACACGtctcattgtttctgacagcaacgtttctgattggcccgtgggtctaaagcccgcccacattttagtaatgtcgtcatgacgcagcaaatctggatcagctccgttgttccccgtttttagagatgtgggtacggaggagaagagagaggggtttgttcctgacactttgagagtctcctgacacaccggggacacaccgggggagACAccgggggacacaccggggagacaccgggggacacaccgggggacACACACCGGGGGGGACACACAGTGACTTTTGTATGATAGGAGAGCTTTGAACGAGTGCAGCCGTGAAGGACAGGCTTGAATCTGTTGTGTTCTATATGTGTTGTTCTCCAGAGAGGAAGTTGCAggtggagggggcggggcttatcgtCCTAATTGACGGCCTTAACGAGGCGGAGTTCCACCGGCCAGATTACGGAGACACGCTGACCTCCTTCCTGGCCCGACACATCCAGAAGTTTCCCTccctgtccttacaccctctgtcctcagaccctctgtccttagaccctctgtcctcagaccctctgtcctcagaccctatgtccttacaccctctgtccttagaccctctgtccttacatcctctgtcctcagaccctctgtccttagaccctctgtccttacaccctctgtcctcagaccctctgtccttacaccctctgtccttagaccctctgtccttacaccctctgtcctcagaccctctgtccttacaccctctgtccttagaacctctgtccttacaccctctgtccttagaccctctgtccttacaccctctgtcctcagaccctctgtccttacaccctctgtcctcagaccctctatccttagaccatctgtcctcagaccctctatccttagaccctctgtccttagaccctctgtccttagaccctctgtcctcagaccctctatcctcagaccctctgtcctcagaccctctgtccttacacactctgtccttagaccctctgtcctcagaccctctgtccttacaccctctatccttagaccctctatcctcagaccctctgtccttagaccctctgtcctcagaccctctgtccttagaccctctgtcctcagaccctctatccttagaccctctatcctcagaccctctgtcctcagaccctctgtccttagaccctctgtcctcagaccctctatccttagaccctctatcctcagaccctctgtccttacaccctctgtccttagaccctcacatcgtacaaggaaacacttccagagaaaccccacagtttaagggaacatggagaaccCTCAGGAGAGCAGCGGAGGAGgatcctctccaggacggacagactgcagtagatgccgtgtgtgaatcaagagataatacattttacaacatagagaccgaatgttaggaaatgcgtgtgtctgtgatgagaagatgaatccaccaGGTAGGTTAGGTAGGTTGagacatacgaggaatttgacttggtgtcgtggtgcatacattAACATAAAACTAAAGAAACTATAATAACATCAACAAAATATATAACACAATATTCCGCTGTATATTCCTTATGTTATTCTTAGCAGCGTTCAGAGTCTCTCTCAGAATAATTAAAGACGTCTTCATGTCTGGAGAAACTCACCGGGGGTCCCAACATGTAAGAGCCCCGAGGACCCTGGATTTCATCAAGCAATGGAAGACATTGGGTTTGTTTACCCTCTGCATGCATAAACAATAACAATGTAAAACAGAAATGTGGCCGTATTGCACAACCTAAAGAAAGCGTGTGACAGCAGGGTTCaaatatgttgttgttgtttacaggTGTCCCGACCCTTTACCCGTTGATACTAAGTATATACATGTGATATTGTTGACTCACGTTTGGGCAGCGTCTGGTTGCCGGTTGGCGAGATGCGGTTGCCATGACAACTGAGCGCCACCAGGCGGGCGATGATGGCGGTTTTCCCGAAGCCCATGTTGCCCACGATGATGACGCCTCGGCTGCTCGACGAATCAGAGCCGCGGAGACAAGCGTCCACTTCCTGGAAGAGCCACTCCCTGccgctgaacagccaatcagacgaGAGGCTGGGAACCTCGAAGAGGAGGGGCTTCAGGTTCAGAGAGGGGGTGAAACGAACtgtaggagagagagagagatattggGATATCGCTCAACAAAAACACCTGTTGGAACAAGCTACCCTTTTATATCGTGACAGCAGAAAATCTTCCTCCAGTTCTAAACACACCTGTCGCACACCTTGGCAAAACAAATCTAACACtgacagaaaaaaaaagtttcagTACATTAGAATGGTTTAGCTTTAGCTCATTTGAAGCTTGTTTGGCCTACTAGCACTTTAAGTTGTTTTGCTTTTCTGAGGCTAATGTATTAGCACCTAAAGTGGGTTAGCTTATTTGAAGCTAATGTATTAGCACCTAAAGTGGGTTAGCTTATTTGAAGCTAATGTATTAGCACCTAAAGTGGGTTAGCTTATTTGAAGCTAATGTATTAGCACCTAAAGTGGGTTAGCTTATTTGAAGCTAATGTATTAGCACCTAAAGTGGGTTAGCATTTCTGATGCTAATGTATTAGCACCTAAAGTGGGTTAGCTTATTTGAAGCTAATGTATTAGCACCTAAAGTGGGTTAGCTTATTTGAAGCTAATGTATTAGCACCTAAAGTGGGTTAGCTTATTTGAAGCTAATGTATTAGCACCTAAAGTGGGTTAGCTTATTTGAAGCTAATGTATTAGCACCTAAAGTGGGTTAGCTTATTTGAAGCTAATGTATTAGCACCTAAAGTGGGTTAGCTTATTTGAAGCTAATGTATTAGCACCTAAAGTGGGTTAGCTTATTTGAAGCTAATGTATTAGCACCTAAAGTGGGTTAGCTTATTTGAAGCTAATGTATTAGCACCTAAAGTGGGTTAGCTTATTTGAAGCTAATGTATTAGCACCTAAAGTGGGTTAGCTTATTTGAAGCtaatgtaaggcaaggcaaggcaaggcaagtttatttatagagcacttttcaacgcaaggcaattcaaagtgctttacaaaaaaaaaaaaaaaaaaaaaatgaaagacattaagcattaagaaaagctaatcaaataaacattaagaaaaaaaatacatggataaaagttacagtgcagtctaaaatataaatagttcaaataaaagcagcgacaaaaagaaaagtcttcagcctggatttaaaagtagtcagagttgcagcggacctgcaggtttctgtatTAGCACCTAAAGTGGGTTAGCATTTCTGATGCTAATGTATTAGCACCTAAAGTGGGTTAGCTTATTTGAAGCTAATGTATTAGCACCTAAAGTGGGTTAGCTTATTTGAAGCTAATGTATTAGCACCTAAAGTGGGTTAGCATTTCTGATGCTAATGTATTAGCACTTAAAGTGGGTTAGCTTATTTGAAGCTAATGTATTAGCACCTAAAGTGGGTTAGCTTTtctgagtttgtatctttttgTTTGATTGCACTTACTGTCACTGTGGATATTAGCTAAATGTAATActgatggtatgtgtgtgtgtgtgtgtgtgtgtgtgtgtgtgtgtgtgtgtgtgtgtgtgtgtgtgtgtgtgtgtgtgtgtgtgtgtgtgtgtgtgtgtgtgtgtgtgttcacctctTTGGTCCTGTTGACTGCGACTCCCAGAGTCCTGTCTGGGCATCCTGAGGGAGGTGCGTGACGGGACGAGTCTCTGAGGATCATCCAGGTAGGACAGGTCCTCCAGGTGAGCAGAACTGGTGGCTACAGGATGGAGAACGTTAGAATAAACACAACTCTGATACTGGACCACAACAAATAAACCCACAACCTGCAGGAAACACTCAATATACACAAACTAAACC
It encodes the following:
- the LOC117441246 gene encoding protein TANC2-like, with amino-acid sequence MNRDFPVLQSGQQQLLPTHPPCLPLLEGRNNNKQASSLQASVTLALLHPGEQVTSGIIVILPDSAAERDQGPADSFLYGGKGSNRNDGFLYLVEENMAASTYSLNKLHPDRGSALSSGSTHSIPLYLMPRPNSVAATSSAHLEDLSYLDDPQRLVPSRTSLRMPRQDSGSRSQQDQRVRFTPSLNLKPLLFEVPSLSSDWLFSGREWLFQEVDACLRGSDSSSSRGVIIVGNMGFGKTAIIARLVALSCHGNRISPTGNQTLPKHMEAMSLSQDSLGGAGGGGGGGGGGGGAGGGGGGDEGAGGSCPGTPETRRRQEEALRRLAGQVVSYHFCQADNCHTCLVPEFVHNLAAMLSSAPQLSAYQELLQQSPPLQSALSLRCCIQDPGGALQRGVLQPLDTLYRERKLQVEGAGLIVLIDGLNEAEFHRPDYGDTLTSFLARHIQKFPSWLKVVTTVRTGQQEITRSLPFHCISLDGMEENSAIDQDLQVAHTRTHTHTRTHTHARTHTYQYRCFPLWHVPPPPVSNIQYLPGAQNRRQSESKTIISMDRIRR